In Pseudofrankia saprophytica, one genomic interval encodes:
- a CDS encoding helix-turn-helix domain-containing protein, whose protein sequence is MTDEVGFGPSLSAEPSSSSAPLAEELGRALHGLRRRKGMTGEALGQAVGVSQAKISKIERGVLKPSLLDVEKIVLALDGSKDELHEFVALATQVQTAGARPRGPRRGPANQHDYAEAEGRAQLIRNFEPIAIPGLMQISEYTRRVINAFHAVDIGEDQSKWADTAAMVTLRAQRQERLYDRAKTFEFIIMESVLSNRFVTPGYMLAQVDRIEQVAKLPNVTVRVVPATAQLGIPPIHGFHLFDDDMVITESLDATVSQDRRSVDFYTHFFESYREIADADLTDVLERHKHMYAALALPRLD, encoded by the coding sequence GTGACGGACGAGGTGGGGTTCGGTCCGTCGCTGAGTGCCGAGCCAAGCTCCTCGTCCGCACCGCTGGCCGAGGAGCTTGGCCGTGCGCTCCATGGGCTTCGCCGGCGCAAGGGAATGACCGGCGAAGCCCTCGGGCAGGCCGTCGGAGTCAGTCAGGCCAAGATCTCCAAGATCGAACGGGGCGTGCTGAAGCCCAGCCTGCTCGATGTCGAGAAGATCGTCCTGGCTCTTGACGGCTCCAAGGACGAGCTGCATGAGTTCGTCGCGCTGGCGACACAGGTCCAGACCGCCGGTGCCAGGCCGCGAGGACCGCGCCGCGGACCGGCGAACCAGCACGACTACGCCGAGGCCGAGGGGCGCGCCCAGCTGATCCGGAACTTCGAGCCCATCGCGATTCCCGGGCTGATGCAGATCAGCGAGTACACGCGCCGGGTGATCAATGCCTTTCACGCCGTCGACATCGGTGAGGACCAGTCGAAGTGGGCCGACACCGCGGCGATGGTCACCCTGCGCGCGCAGCGCCAGGAACGTCTCTACGACCGCGCCAAGACGTTCGAGTTCATCATCATGGAGAGCGTGCTCAGTAACCGTTTTGTCACGCCTGGATACATGCTGGCGCAGGTGGACCGGATCGAGCAGGTGGCCAAACTGCCCAACGTGACCGTGCGGGTGGTACCCGCCACGGCGCAGCTCGGCATCCCCCCGATCCACGGTTTCCATCTGTTCGACGATGACATGGTGATTACCGAGTCACTCGACGCCACGGTCTCTCAGGACCGCCGCAGCGTCGACTTTTACACCCACTTCTTCGAAAGCTACCGTGAGATCGCCGATGCCGATCTCACTGACGTGCTGGAGCGGCATAAGCACATGTACGCCGCGCTTGCGCTTCCCAGGCTGGACTGA
- a CDS encoding HAD family hydrolase, with protein MSPPAIVATDLDGTLIRSDGTVSERTRRALRRVREHGGSVVFVTGRPIRVMADVVAKTSVAGIAVCANGALVYDLDTNIMINQSGLDPDAALRLALAIREIVPEAAFAVESGIKFGREPLFLTMWPDPDELVADVTDLLVTLPPAKLLVRRGGESLADVYEKIVALAGGEAMVTRSTETLVEIAGAGVSKAVALAQVAAKRGVTADDVVAFGDMLNDLPMLAWAGHAVAVANAHPDVLAAADEITASNDNDGVALVLERLFA; from the coding sequence GTGTCCCCTCCCGCGATAGTTGCCACTGATCTGGATGGAACACTGATCCGATCGGACGGCACGGTGTCGGAGCGCACCCGCCGTGCGCTGCGCCGGGTCCGCGAGCACGGCGGATCGGTCGTGTTCGTCACCGGACGGCCAATCCGGGTCATGGCGGACGTCGTCGCCAAGACCTCCGTCGCCGGCATCGCCGTCTGCGCGAACGGGGCACTCGTCTACGACCTCGACACCAACATCATGATCAACCAGAGTGGGCTGGATCCGGACGCCGCCCTCCGACTGGCGCTGGCGATCCGCGAGATCGTGCCGGAGGCTGCATTCGCCGTCGAGAGCGGGATCAAGTTCGGCCGCGAGCCACTCTTCTTGACGATGTGGCCGGATCCGGACGAGCTCGTCGCCGATGTGACCGACCTGCTGGTCACGCTGCCGCCAGCCAAGCTGCTGGTGCGGCGCGGCGGTGAGTCGCTCGCCGATGTCTACGAGAAGATCGTGGCCTTGGCCGGCGGGGAGGCCATGGTCACCCGGTCGACCGAGACGCTGGTCGAGATCGCCGGGGCAGGTGTCTCCAAGGCCGTCGCGCTCGCCCAGGTGGCCGCCAAACGCGGCGTGACCGCCGACGACGTCGTCGCCTTCGGCGACATGCTCAACGACCTGCCCATGCTCGCCTGGGCTGGCCACGCCGTCGCCGTCGCCAACGCCCACCCCGACGTCCTGGCCGCCGCCGACGAAATCACCGCCTCCAACGACAACGACGGCGTAGCCCTCGTCCTGGAACGCCTTTTCGCCTGA
- a CDS encoding phosphoribosyl-ATP diphosphatase translates to MKSFDELYGELSGKWEQKAPGSGSVAALEAGVHHIGKKLVEEAAESWMAAEHESRERAAEELSQLVYWIQLMMISRGLTPADVYSHL, encoded by the coding sequence GTGAAGAGCTTCGACGAGCTGTACGGCGAGCTCTCCGGGAAGTGGGAGCAGAAGGCGCCGGGGTCCGGGTCCGTGGCCGCCCTCGAGGCGGGTGTGCACCACATCGGCAAGAAACTGGTCGAGGAAGCCGCGGAAAGCTGGATGGCGGCGGAGCATGAGAGCCGTGAGCGAGCCGCCGAGGAGCTCTCCCAGCTGGTCTACTGGATTCAGCTCATGATGATCTCGCGGGGTCTGACCCCGGCGGACGTCTACTCCCATCTGTAG
- the hisG gene encoding ATP phosphoribosyltransferase, translating into MLRIAVPNKGALSAASSQLLCDAGYLAKREGAELVVADLENDIEFFFLRPRDIAVYVGSGRLDVGITGRDLLQDSGVAALELVALDFGHSSFHYAAPKGAITDVAQLDGARIATSFPELVRTDFAARGLRAEVVTLDGAVETAVRLGVADAIADVVETGRTLRAAGLELIGESVMQSQAIMIAKQGTELSPSHEKLLRRVQGVLVARQYVMMDYDAPVVVLEKACEITPGYESPTISPLQREGWVAVRAMVPKDEVNRTMDDLWELGARGILVSAIQACRL; encoded by the coding sequence ATGCTGCGTATCGCGGTACCGAACAAGGGCGCGCTCTCCGCCGCCTCCAGCCAACTGCTCTGCGACGCCGGCTACCTGGCGAAGCGCGAGGGCGCCGAGCTTGTCGTCGCCGACCTTGAGAACGACATCGAGTTCTTCTTCCTGCGGCCGCGCGATATCGCGGTCTACGTCGGCTCCGGGCGGCTAGATGTCGGTATTACCGGCCGTGACCTGCTGCAGGACAGCGGCGTCGCCGCGCTGGAGCTGGTCGCGCTCGACTTCGGGCACTCGTCGTTCCACTACGCGGCGCCGAAGGGCGCCATCACCGACGTGGCCCAGCTGGACGGCGCCAGGATCGCGACCTCGTTCCCTGAGCTCGTCCGCACCGACTTCGCGGCCCGCGGCCTGCGGGCCGAGGTCGTCACCCTCGACGGCGCCGTCGAGACGGCCGTGCGGCTGGGTGTCGCCGATGCCATCGCGGACGTCGTCGAGACCGGCCGCACGCTGCGCGCCGCGGGCCTCGAGCTGATCGGTGAGTCGGTGATGCAGTCGCAGGCCATCATGATTGCCAAGCAGGGCACGGAACTGTCGCCGTCGCACGAGAAGCTGCTGCGTCGCGTGCAGGGTGTCCTGGTCGCCCGCCAGTACGTGATGATGGACTACGACGCGCCGGTGGTGGTGCTCGAGAAGGCCTGCGAGATCACGCCGGGCTACGAGTCGCCGACGATCTCGCCGCTGCAGCGCGAGGGCTGGGTCGCGGTGCGGGCGATGGTGCCGAAGGACGAGGTCAACCGCACGATGGATGACCTTTGGGAGCTGGGTGCCCGCGGCATCCTCGTCTCCGCCATCCAGGCCTGCCGCCTGTAG
- the folE gene encoding GTP cyclohydrolase I FolE, with protein sequence MTSETDQVVRPTHLDAPAGLAGGVSGSETRSGSGSGAAVAAFRPGNGRLRPFDHDRVAAAVRELLIGIGEDPDREGLRKTPDRVARAYAEAVEGLGRDPVDVLTTVFDEGHDEMVLVRDIDFSSLCEHHLVVFSGKAHVAYIPNENGQITGLSKLARLVDLYARRPQVQERLTSQIADALVDVLKPRGVMVVVEAEHLCMSMRGVRKPGASTVTSAVRGQFLSPATRSEGMSLILSHR encoded by the coding sequence TTGACGTCCGAGACCGACCAGGTAGTCCGGCCCACCCACCTCGACGCACCCGCTGGGCTGGCGGGCGGGGTGAGCGGATCAGAGACTAGATCCGGGTCAGGTTCCGGCGCCGCGGTCGCGGCCTTCCGGCCCGGCAACGGTCGGCTACGCCCGTTCGACCACGACAGGGTCGCCGCGGCCGTGCGTGAGCTGCTGATCGGCATCGGGGAGGACCCGGACCGTGAAGGGCTGCGCAAGACGCCGGACCGGGTCGCCCGGGCCTACGCGGAGGCGGTCGAGGGCCTGGGCCGGGACCCGGTCGACGTCCTGACCACGGTCTTCGACGAGGGCCACGACGAGATGGTGCTGGTGCGCGACATCGACTTTTCGTCGCTGTGCGAGCACCACCTCGTCGTCTTCTCGGGCAAGGCGCACGTCGCCTACATTCCCAACGAGAACGGTCAGATCACCGGGTTGTCCAAGCTTGCCCGGCTCGTCGATCTGTACGCCCGCCGGCCGCAGGTGCAGGAGCGGCTGACGTCGCAGATCGCCGACGCTCTGGTCGACGTGCTCAAGCCACGCGGCGTGATGGTGGTCGTCGAGGCGGAGCACCTGTGCATGTCGATGCGTGGCGTGCGCAAGCCGGGCGCCAGCACGGTGACGTCCGCGGTCCGGGGCCAGTTCCTGAGCCCGGCGACCCGTAGCGAGGGCATGTCTCTCATCCTCAGCCACCGCTAG
- the ftsH gene encoding ATP-dependent zinc metalloprotease FtsH, whose amino-acid sequence MTPRRIFRGWVVLALLVLLVIFLTTNVLSGPKEYSKADLHSIQTKITAGQVEKATIQDSKQIIQITTKDNKKYESSYVTDQAVVLANQLNGKNVPYEVKVERSNVLVSLLLNLLPLVLVVALFLFLMNQMQGGGNRVMNFGKSKAKLVSKDTPKTTFADVAGADEALEELQEIKEFLENPGKFQAIGAKIPKGVLLYGPPGTGKTLLARAVAGEAGVPFYSISGSDFVEMFVGVGASRVRDLFEQAKANAPAIIFVDEIDAVGRHRGAGLGGGHDEREQTLNQLLVEMDGFDVKGGVILIAATNRPDILDPALLRPGRFDRQIVVDRPDLLGREAILKVHAKGKPIGADVDLLVIARRTPGFTGADLANVLNEAALLAARGDQKVISSALLEESIDRVLAGPERKTRAMSDREKKRIAYHEGGHALVAHALPNSDPVHKITILPRGRALGYTMQLPLEDKYLSTRSEMLDKLAVLLGGRTAEELVFREPTTGASDDIEKATQIARAMVTQYGMSDKLGALKFGGDSGEVFLGREVGHQRDYSEAVAGEIDSEVRKLIEAAHDEAWEVLTTYRDELDALVLRLMDTETLSKDDVLETFATVQKRPTRGYYTGVGRRVPSDRPPVQTPAELGLGTTDVADLVHGGGNGHTGSRPRDNGGARTAGGHDVNGGGNGNGSGGLTKPAGSVTDPGQGHHDSGSGPGTGPMGGSTGPAGPPGTPPPDAPRISNPWAPPVWPNDDEGKRR is encoded by the coding sequence ATGACTCCAAGAAGAATCTTCCGTGGCTGGGTGGTCCTGGCTCTCCTGGTCCTCCTTGTGATCTTCCTGACGACGAACGTTCTGTCGGGTCCCAAGGAGTACTCCAAGGCGGACCTGCACTCCATCCAGACCAAGATCACGGCTGGACAGGTCGAGAAGGCCACGATCCAGGACTCCAAGCAGATCATCCAGATCACGACCAAGGACAACAAGAAGTACGAGTCGAGCTACGTCACCGACCAGGCCGTCGTTCTCGCCAACCAGCTGAATGGCAAGAACGTCCCCTACGAGGTCAAGGTCGAGCGCAGCAACGTCCTGGTCTCACTGCTACTCAACCTGTTGCCGCTGGTCCTCGTGGTCGCGCTGTTCCTGTTCCTGATGAACCAGATGCAGGGCGGCGGCAACCGCGTCATGAACTTCGGCAAGTCCAAGGCCAAGCTGGTCAGCAAGGACACGCCGAAGACCACGTTCGCCGACGTCGCCGGTGCCGACGAGGCCCTCGAGGAGCTCCAGGAGATCAAGGAGTTCCTGGAGAACCCCGGGAAGTTCCAGGCGATCGGCGCAAAGATCCCCAAGGGCGTGCTCCTGTACGGCCCACCGGGTACCGGTAAGACCTTGCTGGCCCGCGCCGTCGCAGGCGAGGCGGGAGTGCCGTTCTACTCGATCTCGGGTTCCGACTTCGTCGAGATGTTCGTCGGTGTCGGCGCGAGCCGGGTCCGTGACCTGTTCGAGCAGGCCAAGGCCAACGCGCCCGCGATCATCTTCGTCGACGAGATCGACGCGGTCGGCCGCCACCGTGGCGCCGGCCTCGGCGGCGGCCACGACGAGCGGGAGCAGACCCTCAACCAGCTGCTCGTCGAGATGGACGGCTTCGACGTCAAGGGCGGCGTCATCCTGATCGCCGCGACGAACCGGCCCGACATCCTCGACCCGGCGCTGCTGCGTCCGGGCCGCTTCGACCGCCAGATCGTCGTCGACCGGCCGGACCTGCTGGGCCGCGAGGCGATCCTCAAGGTGCACGCCAAGGGCAAGCCGATCGGCGCGGACGTCGACCTGCTCGTCATCGCCCGGCGCACCCCCGGCTTCACCGGCGCGGACCTGGCGAACGTGCTCAACGAGGCGGCGCTGCTCGCCGCCCGCGGCGACCAGAAGGTGATCTCCTCGGCGCTGCTCGAGGAGTCCATCGACCGCGTGCTCGCCGGCCCGGAGCGCAAGACCCGGGCGATGAGCGACCGGGAGAAGAAGCGCATCGCCTACCACGAGGGTGGGCATGCGCTGGTGGCGCACGCGCTGCCGAACTCCGACCCGGTCCACAAGATCACGATTCTGCCGCGCGGTCGGGCTCTCGGCTACACCATGCAGCTCCCGCTGGAGGACAAGTACCTGTCCACCCGTTCGGAGATGCTGGACAAGCTGGCCGTGCTGCTCGGCGGCCGGACGGCGGAGGAGCTCGTCTTCCGCGAGCCGACCACCGGCGCGAGCGACGACATCGAGAAGGCGACCCAGATCGCCCGCGCGATGGTCACCCAGTACGGCATGAGTGACAAGCTCGGCGCGCTGAAGTTCGGTGGCGATTCGGGCGAGGTGTTCCTCGGCCGCGAGGTCGGCCATCAGCGCGACTACTCGGAGGCCGTCGCCGGCGAGATCGACAGCGAGGTGCGCAAGCTCATCGAAGCCGCGCACGACGAGGCGTGGGAGGTGCTCACCACCTACCGCGACGAGCTGGACGCGCTCGTGCTGCGGCTGATGGACACCGAGACCCTCAGCAAGGACGACGTCCTGGAGACGTTCGCCACCGTCCAGAAGCGACCGACCCGCGGCTACTACACAGGAGTCGGCAGGCGGGTACCGTCGGACCGTCCACCCGTGCAGACCCCCGCTGAGCTGGGCCTCGGCACCACGGATGTGGCCGACCTCGTCCATGGCGGGGGCAACGGCCACACCGGCAGCCGGCCACGCGACAACGGCGGTGCCCGCACGGCCGGTGGCCACGATGTGAACGGCGGCGGCAACGGGAACGGCTCTGGTGGCCTGACCAAGCCGGCGGGCTCGGTGACCGACCCGGGCCAGGGTCACCACGACTCTGGCTCCGGTCCGGGCACCGGGCCGATGGGCGGGTCCACCGGCCCGGCCGGGCCGCCGGGCACACCCCCGCCGGATGCTCCGCGGATCTCCAACCCGTGGGCGCCGCCGGTGTGGCCGAACGACGACGAAGGGAAACGCCGTTGA
- the hpt gene encoding hypoxanthine phosphoribosyltransferase, translated as MYPPGSPAPAVAAVRLAVRHGVADLPPGALVLVACSGGPDSLALAAATAFVAPRRALRAGLLTVDHGWDPASAARAEMVAGQGRGLRLDPVEVLVAPSARSEGAARDARWAALLAAADRLGAAALLLGHTLDDQAETVLLRLARGSGARTLGAMSPRDGLVRRPLLRLRREQTSTACRGEGLEPWDDPTNADEAFARARVRHSLLPALEEQLGPGIAEALARSADLLRADAEALDALTDDAYDQVTDTATGTADVLPSAALPASLDLDVGTLGALPSALRTRVLRRAALTLGASASALRAEHVWAMEELVTRWRGQQPVPLPSGVTARRRGDRIAMVGPGKTGSGRRGAADGDSRGAGPMEADPRSSPRRRVAGRPDAEEGPQVSHADVSMPDFDNAHLDEETAPAQPTQATWTTMPGVAPALAGDIGEVLVSADEIAQRIRALAARVDADYAGRELLLVGVLKGAVMVMADLSRALRTPVTMEFMAVSSYGSATSSSGVVRILKDLDRSIEGRDVLVVEDIIDSGLTLSWLLKNLRSRNPASLEVLALFRKPEAITVDIDVRYVGFDIPSAFVVGYGLDYGEHYRTLPFVGTLTPEAIARGPRV; from the coding sequence ATGTACCCACCGGGGTCACCCGCGCCCGCGGTGGCGGCGGTGCGGCTGGCGGTGCGGCACGGAGTCGCGGACCTGCCGCCGGGCGCGCTCGTGCTGGTCGCGTGTTCGGGCGGGCCCGACTCGTTGGCGCTCGCGGCCGCGACGGCGTTCGTCGCCCCCCGGCGGGCGCTGCGGGCGGGCCTGCTCACCGTCGACCATGGCTGGGATCCGGCGTCGGCCGCCCGCGCCGAGATGGTCGCGGGGCAGGGCAGAGGGTTACGCCTCGACCCGGTGGAGGTGCTGGTCGCGCCCTCGGCCCGCTCGGAGGGCGCGGCGCGCGACGCCCGGTGGGCGGCGCTGCTGGCCGCCGCCGACCGGCTGGGCGCCGCCGCGTTGCTGCTGGGCCACACCCTCGACGACCAGGCGGAGACCGTGCTGCTGCGGCTCGCCCGCGGCTCGGGCGCCCGGACGCTCGGGGCGATGAGCCCCCGGGATGGCCTGGTGCGGCGACCGCTGCTGCGCCTGCGCAGGGAGCAGACCAGCACGGCCTGCCGCGGCGAGGGCCTCGAGCCATGGGACGACCCGACGAACGCCGACGAGGCGTTCGCGCGCGCCCGGGTCCGGCACAGCCTGCTGCCGGCGTTGGAGGAGCAGCTGGGGCCGGGCATCGCCGAGGCGCTGGCCCGCAGCGCCGACCTGCTGCGCGCCGACGCGGAGGCACTGGACGCCCTCACCGACGACGCCTACGACCAGGTCACCGACACCGCGACCGGCACCGCGGACGTGCTCCCGAGCGCCGCTCTCCCGGCCAGTCTCGATCTCGACGTCGGCACGCTCGGCGCCCTGCCGAGCGCGCTGCGTACCCGGGTGCTGCGCCGGGCGGCGCTGACGCTCGGGGCGTCCGCGTCGGCGTTGCGCGCCGAGCACGTCTGGGCGATGGAGGAGCTGGTCACCCGTTGGCGCGGTCAGCAGCCCGTACCACTCCCGTCGGGCGTCACCGCCCGCCGCCGAGGTGACAGGATCGCCATGGTCGGACCTGGTAAGACCGGGTCCGGGCGCCGCGGGGCGGCGGATGGGGACTCGCGAGGCGCCGGCCCCATGGAGGCGGACCCGCGGTCATCGCCGCGCCGGCGCGTCGCCGGTCGGCCAGACGCCGAGGAGGGCCCGCAGGTGAGCCACGCTGACGTGAGTATGCCCGACTTCGACAACGCCCACCTGGACGAGGAGACGGCGCCGGCCCAGCCGACCCAGGCGACGTGGACGACCATGCCGGGCGTCGCGCCCGCGCTCGCCGGCGACATCGGCGAGGTGCTCGTCAGCGCCGACGAGATCGCGCAGCGCATTCGCGCGCTCGCTGCCCGGGTCGACGCCGACTATGCCGGCCGAGAGCTGCTGCTCGTCGGGGTGCTCAAGGGTGCCGTGATGGTGATGGCCGACCTTTCGCGGGCGCTGCGCACTCCGGTGACCATGGAATTCATGGCCGTGTCGTCCTATGGCTCGGCGACGTCGTCAAGCGGCGTGGTCCGCATCCTCAAGGACCTCGACCGTTCGATCGAGGGTCGGGATGTGCTCGTCGTCGAGGACATCATCGACTCGGGGTTGACGCTGTCCTGGCTGCTGAAGAACCTGCGGTCGCGGAACCCGGCGTCGCTCGAGGTGCTCGCGCTCTTTCGCAAGCCGGAAGCCATCACGGTCGACATCGATGTCCGCTATGTCGGTTTCGACATCCCGAGTGCGTTCGTGGTCGGTTATGGCCTCGACTATGGCGAGCACTACCGCACCCTGCCGTTCGTGGGAACCCTCACGCCGGAGGCCATCGCCCGCGGTCCGCGCGTCTGA
- a CDS encoding zinc-dependent metalloprotease, protein MDRQPVDWDLAVATARKLVRPGPQLTRAEADEVVTELRRLAVEAERYVEDYTHLRPPAAAVTPIAVVDRPEWARSNVAGLRMITTPLLDRITDADRGSLSTAVGRRVTGVQLGSALAYLAGKVLGQYEVFLPPEEYGPTPTVAAAHDGAVATDGTGPVGRLSLVAPNIAHAERQLSVVPRDFRLWVCLHEQTHRSQFTAVPWLRAHLESEIGAFIEATDLDPDALADRMRSAVAALRGAVRDRGQDAPSVVEALQTPAQRAVLDRLQALMTLLEGHADQVMDAVGPKVVPTVSDIRSKFDTRRSGGSPLDRFIRRLLGLDMKLRQYRQGGAFVRAVVAEAGVDGFNLVWQSPATLPTQAEIADPGAWMARVLGSRPSISA, encoded by the coding sequence GTGGACAGGCAGCCCGTCGACTGGGACCTGGCGGTGGCGACAGCGCGCAAGCTCGTCCGCCCGGGCCCACAGCTGACGCGGGCGGAAGCCGACGAGGTCGTGACCGAGCTACGCAGGCTCGCCGTCGAGGCTGAGCGGTACGTCGAGGACTACACACATCTGCGGCCGCCCGCCGCCGCGGTCACGCCCATCGCCGTCGTCGACCGGCCCGAGTGGGCCCGGTCCAACGTCGCCGGCCTACGAATGATCACGACGCCTCTCCTCGATCGCATCACCGACGCCGACCGCGGGTCGCTGTCGACCGCGGTCGGCCGCCGGGTGACCGGCGTACAGCTCGGCTCGGCGCTCGCCTACCTCGCGGGCAAGGTTCTGGGCCAGTACGAGGTGTTCCTGCCGCCCGAGGAATACGGGCCGACGCCCACCGTCGCCGCGGCTCACGACGGCGCCGTCGCGACCGACGGCACCGGCCCGGTGGGCCGGCTCAGCCTGGTCGCGCCGAACATCGCGCACGCCGAGCGGCAGCTCTCCGTCGTCCCCCGCGACTTCCGGCTGTGGGTGTGTCTGCACGAGCAGACGCACCGCAGCCAGTTCACCGCGGTGCCGTGGCTGCGGGCCCACCTCGAGTCCGAGATCGGCGCGTTCATCGAGGCGACCGACCTCGATCCGGACGCGCTCGCCGACCGGATGCGCTCGGCCGTCGCGGCGCTGCGCGGCGCCGTGCGCGACCGTGGCCAGGACGCCCCGAGCGTCGTCGAGGCGCTGCAGACCCCGGCTCAGCGCGCCGTGCTCGACCGGCTGCAGGCGCTGATGACCCTGCTCGAGGGACATGCCGACCAGGTGATGGACGCCGTCGGGCCCAAGGTGGTGCCGACCGTTTCCGACATCCGGTCGAAGTTCGACACCCGCCGCTCCGGCGGGTCGCCGCTGGACCGGTTCATCCGCCGGCTGCTCGGCCTGGACATGAAGCTGCGCCAGTACCGGCAGGGCGGCGCCTTCGTGCGCGCGGTGGTCGCCGAGGCCGGCGTCGACGGGTTCAACCTCGTCTGGCAGTCACCCGCCACGCTGCCCACCCAGGCCGAGATCGCCGACCCGGGTGCCTGGATGGCGCGTGTGCTCGGCAGCCGGCCGTCCATCTCCGCGTAG
- the dacB gene encoding D-alanyl-D-alanine carboxypeptidase/D-alanyl-D-alanine endopeptidase, with the protein MNGARAGGLTALAGALLAGSLSVSPAPVEAPTPTVPRVTAPALAGPRTDSPLPDQATLAARLAGPLGDPALGNPAGIVVDALSGKVLFDVRSTVPTAPASTLKTAVATAALRTFTPDTRLTTRVVYLPPAGAATGTAATGTGAAGTAGTGTASGAPQAGGTLWLVGAGDPTLTAATGPAGYPASASARLSDLAARVHAAGIASVDRVIGDGSLFSGPRTASGWNDTYVTEGNVTPVSALEVDAGRSQPGSTGSRSPTPDAAAAAAFANALRGAGVAVGSTGTGTADPAARTVATADSPPIPMLVERMLTDSDNDLAECLGRLVAHAHGQPATFTGATTAVRQVLTSLGVDTAGMTLADVSGLSVDNLIMPRTVVEILRTATLPNHPELRTLLTGLPVAGFSGTLGDRYGGADTAAAAGDVRAKTGSLRIVTSLAGELVDRDGRLLLFGFFAPVQESPAAKAALDRAAAALASCCAPTGTGGLPAAAAGQPPAAQTAGTSGPSG; encoded by the coding sequence ATGAACGGTGCTCGGGCCGGCGGCCTGACGGCGCTGGCCGGCGCGTTGCTCGCCGGGTCCCTGTCCGTCTCGCCCGCGCCGGTCGAGGCACCGACACCGACGGTACCGCGCGTCACCGCACCGGCCTTGGCCGGCCCGCGGACGGACAGCCCACTGCCCGACCAGGCCACACTGGCCGCTCGGCTTGCCGGCCCGCTGGGCGACCCTGCGCTGGGCAACCCCGCGGGGATCGTCGTCGACGCGCTGTCCGGCAAGGTGCTGTTCGACGTCAGGTCCACCGTACCGACCGCGCCGGCGTCGACGTTGAAGACCGCCGTCGCCACCGCCGCCCTGCGAACCTTCACTCCGGACACCCGGCTGACCACGCGGGTCGTCTACCTTCCGCCCGCCGGCGCGGCCACCGGCACCGCGGCCACCGGCACGGGCGCCGCCGGGACGGCGGGCACCGGGACGGCGAGCGGCGCGCCCCAGGCCGGCGGGACGCTCTGGCTCGTCGGCGCCGGCGACCCGACGCTGACCGCCGCGACCGGCCCCGCCGGCTATCCCGCGAGCGCCAGCGCCCGCCTGTCGGACCTCGCGGCACGAGTGCACGCCGCCGGGATCGCGTCGGTGGACCGGGTGATCGGGGACGGCAGCCTGTTCTCCGGGCCGAGGACGGCATCCGGCTGGAACGACACATACGTCACCGAAGGCAACGTCACGCCGGTCTCCGCGCTGGAGGTCGACGCGGGCCGTTCCCAGCCCGGTTCGACCGGGTCCCGCAGCCCGACCCCGGACGCGGCCGCCGCGGCCGCGTTCGCCAACGCGCTGCGAGGCGCCGGCGTGGCGGTCGGCTCGACCGGCACCGGGACCGCCGACCCGGCGGCCAGGACGGTCGCCACGGCGGACAGCCCGCCCATACCGATGCTGGTGGAGCGGATGCTGACCGACTCGGACAACGACCTGGCCGAATGCCTCGGCCGGCTCGTCGCCCACGCCCACGGTCAGCCTGCGACCTTCACGGGCGCGACGACCGCCGTCAGGCAGGTGCTGACCAGCCTGGGCGTCGACACCGCCGGGATGACGCTGGCCGACGTAAGCGGGCTGTCCGTCGACAACCTGATCATGCCGCGCACGGTGGTCGAGATCCTGCGGACCGCCACGCTGCCGAACCACCCCGAGCTGCGCACCCTGCTCACCGGCCTGCCGGTGGCGGGATTCTCCGGGACGCTCGGAGACCGATACGGTGGCGCGGACACGGCCGCGGCCGCCGGCGACGTCCGGGCCAAGACCGGCAGCCTCCGGATCGTCACCAGCCTGGCCGGGGAGCTCGTCGACCGGGACGGCCGGCTCCTCCTCTTCGGCTTCTTCGCGCCCGTCCAGGAGTCCCCCGCGGCCAAGGCGGCCCTCGACCGGGCCGCGGCGGCGCTCGCGTCCTGCTGCGCGCCGACCGGCACCGGCGGATTGCCCGCCGCGGCCGCCGGCCAGCCACCGGCCGCCCAGACCGCGGGAACGTCCGGCCCGTCCGGCTAG